From Ailuropoda melanoleuca isolate Jingjing chromosome 8, ASM200744v2, whole genome shotgun sequence, a single genomic window includes:
- the LOC109490896 gene encoding olfactory receptor 10Z1, which yields MRRANATTWKGFVFLGFSGFGELQLLLFALFLCLYLVTLASNVFIIVVIRLDSHLHTPMYLLLSFLSFSEICYTLGIVPRMLSSLVMVGQAISYEGCAAQMFFSASWACTNCFLLAVMGFVRYVAICAPLHYATRMNPASCAQLVGAFFLSGYLFGLGMTLVIFHLPFCGSHEIQHFFCDTPPVLSLACGDTGLSELGILILSLLVLLVSFSSITVSYAYILTAILRIPSAQGRKKAFSTCASHLTVVVAHYGCASFMYLRPKASFSLERDQLIAVTYTVVTPLLNPIVYSLRNRAVQTALRSAFRGTLLQR from the coding sequence ATGCGCCGGGCCAATGCGACCACCTGGAAGGGTTTTGTGTTCCTGGGCTTCTCCGGCTTCGGGGAGCTGCAGCTCCTGCTCTTTGCACTCTTCCTGTGTCTGTACCTTGTCACCCTGGCCAGCAATGTCTTCATTATTGTGGTCATCAGGCTGGACAGCCACCTGCACACGCCCATGTACCTCTTGCTgtccttcctgtctttctctgaGATCTGCTACACGTTGGGCATCGTTCCTCGGATGCTGTCCAGCCTGGTCATGGTGGGCCAGGCCATCTCCTATGAGGGCTGTGCTGCCCAGATGTTCTTCTCTGCCTCGTGGGCCTGTACCAACTGCTTCCTTCTGGCTGTCATGGGCTTTGTCAGGTACGTGGCCATCTGTGCCCCGCTGCACTATGCCACCCGCATGAATCCTGCCTCCTGTGCCCAGCTGGTTGGCGCCTTCTTCCTGAGTGGGTACCTCTTCGGGCTGGGAATGACCCTGGTCATTTTCCACCTCCCGTTCTGTGGCTCCCACGAGATCCAGCACTTTTTCTGTGACACGCCTCCCGTGCTGAGTCTGGCATGTGGGGACACAGGCCTGAGTGAGCTGGGCATCCTCATCCTCAGCCTGCTGGTCCTCCTCGTGTCTTTCTCCTCCATCACCGTCTCCTACGCCTACATTCTGACGGCAATCCTGCGGATCCCCTCTGCCCAGGGCCGGAAgaaggccttctccacctgcgCCTCCCACCTCACGGTGGTCGTTGCCCACTATGGCTGCGCTTCCTTCATGTACTTGAGGCCCAAAGCCAGTTTCTCTCTTGAGCGGGACCAGCTTATTGCTGTCACCTACACTGTGGTGACCCCTCTCCTCAACCCCATTGTTTACAGTCTAAGGAATCGGGCCGTGCAGACAGCCCTGAGAAGTGCCTTCCGAGGGACCCTGCTTCAGAGATGA